One Rhinoraja longicauda isolate Sanriku21f chromosome 18, sRhiLon1.1, whole genome shotgun sequence DNA segment encodes these proteins:
- the armc7 gene encoding armadillo repeat-containing protein 7: MATSSRYPQSKSQGQDRFDYLQALVTEFQDTDSQDSKEQVLANLANFAYDPSNYQYLRQLQVIDLFLDMLTEENERFVEFGIGGLCNLCLDKQNKEYILQNNGVQAVLDCLSSSNEDTVLSAITTLMYLTTPLSRQEITAAPVIQCMLRFSLSKNKRLSNLANLFLEDICSADDVEKARNLQNHTALGIPLPKE; this comes from the exons ATGGCCACCTCCAGTCGGTATCCGCAAAGTAAGTCCCAGGGGCAAGATCGGTTTGATTACTTGCAAGCTCTTGTTACTGAATTTCAAGATACTGACAGTCAAG ATTCAAAGGAGCAAGTTCTGGCAAACCTGGCTAATTTTGCATACGATCCCAGTAACTATCAGTATCTTCGACAGCTGCAAGTCATTGATCTGTTTCTGGACATGCTTACAGAAGAAAATGAAAGATTTGTAGAATTTGGAATCG GTGGCCTCTGTAACTTGTGTCTAGACAAACAGAACAAGGAATATATTTTACAGAACAACGGAGTTCAGGCAGTGTTGGACTGCTTATCCAGCTCTAATGAGGACACTGTGCTATCTGCAATTACCACACTAATGTACCTGACGACACCTTTGTCCCGACAAGAAATTACAGCAGCGCCGGTTATTCAGTGTATGCTACGCTTTTCTCTGTCCAAAAACAAACGTCTGAGTAACTTAGCAAACTTGTTTCTCGAAGACATCTGCTCCGCAGATGATGTAGAAAAAGCCAGAAATCTGCAGAATCACACAGCTCTCGGAATACCACTTCCAAAAGAATAG
- the cyb561a3a gene encoding lysosomal membrane ascorbate-dependent ferrireductase CYB561A3: MFYFAYSLSLLFGLICVIIVITWNTCYRGGFAWDGTGKMFNWHPLCMVSWFVLYGNAILVYRLPFTWLSNKIILKLVHAALNLGALILAVIGLLAAFGFHNKMHIPNLYSIHSWVGFATVILFSLQWLLGFLSFLLPCTPLWVRAAYKDVHVFFGIFFLAMTIAACLSGINEKLIFVLNAANSSTPYMKLPPEAYLANTLGVLLLCFSLTVAWMLYKCEWKRPSAHTSILNDAREPLLSEI; encoded by the exons ATGTTTTATTTTGCGTACAGTTTGTCTCTCCTCTTTGGTCTAATTTGTGTAATCATCGTGATTACCTGGAATACATGTTATCGAGGAGGTTTTGCTTGGGATGGAACAGGAAAGATGTTTAACTGGCACCCTCTTTGCATGGTGTCTTGGTTTGTGCTCTATGGCAATG CTATTCTTGTGTACAGGTTGCCCTTCACGTGGTTGAGCAACAAGATAATCCTAAAGTTGGTACATGCTGCCCTGAATCTTGGTGCACTGATTCTAGCCGTCATTGGGTTGTTGGCAGCATTTGGATTCCACAATAAGatgcatattcccaatttgtattCCATACACAGCTGGGTGGGATTTGCAACAGTCATCCTCTTTAGCTTGCAG TGGCTCCTGGGATTCCTGTCCTTTTTGTTGCCGTGTACTCCACTCTGGGTTCGAGCTGCGTACAAAGATGTACATGTCTTCTTTGGAATTTTTTTCTTAGCAATGACTATTGCTGCTTGTCTCTCGGGAATCAATGAAAAattaatttttgtgct CAATGCTGCCAACTCGTCTACACCATATATGAAGCTTCCACCTGAGGCATATTTGGCCAATACTTTGGGAGTTTTACTGCTGTGCTTCTCCCTGACTGTTGCCTGGATGCTCTATAAATGTGAATGGAAGCGACCAAGCGCCCACACATCCATACTCAATGATGCCAGAGAG